One Oncorhynchus mykiss isolate Arlee unplaced genomic scaffold, USDA_OmykA_1.1 un_scaffold_884, whole genome shotgun sequence genomic window carries:
- the LOC118963988 gene encoding protein NLRC3-like has translation MAVGPCSIALQKRRVQLVESWSQNVTHLQELLYQVGALTEEDLSLVRGGGRLGVRDSMRNLLDVLHGRGEEACRAFFHVLQSQRANTESESMVAAIPPEGSGPSSSDSGPTNMQEHLRKHKDILGRQHSPTDYLSIRTIRCSSSDSSDESCSFTDITLSRCVGYTVPLQYHQHEVAMVGDALRSQDQVCTFQDVCQSLLSVPGEDVSLLSGVAGSGKTTVVRRLAHEWAKDSGSQKIVLSLSFRELNLLSEPQSLQELLLVHYSHLKPVLPWVIDSQPGRILLILDGLDEFGFPLEFERSPKCSDPERKLGMGEMVVNLIKGHLLPGISILVTSRPHAVSKVPPLLVTQLYSILGFSKDQQRHYFEQSCNSPLVASAMWGYVSSYQPLQLMCRIPAFCWIVSTALRDRAPCCLSQVTTTTLPNTARTMPAGSSDTSTSNNKAEEATPTPSTFSSTVPRVMLMSGHVKPITITEIYCCFLKSILVFHGEGHSQEGCSPQCLQEAPQVLQEMRPMLRDLGALAFKGLLERRFLFDQADLSSFSLDCSGLSKTFLVEILREDRASLTCQRSFHFIHTSVQEFLAALYYVLQALSGSDPFSGLKSAVGVALFPVALYKVLTSTANKLLRPRRLLRRYVKKAFSWGGHHQSGHMDLFCRFVSGLLVPQTRVILDGLFRGRSQILPSPSSSLPVPSPPPPTPPFLLSLLHSQLQCGRLSPERQVNVCHCLYEGPGPGWPSVYKAGCRSWPNNRPRPVWPSQEGLERAGLPAAADPDLQDLNLEAQGLDADGLRRLLPVLPLFSTLRLAQNPLGPEGAVVLACALQSPDCRVERLWVVGTRLGCKGLKVLTEGLKDNHTVVDLRMAINHIGDVGAGCLADLLRTNHTLKDIRLRDNQITDREQNSSWKH, from the exons ATGGCGGTGGGGCCATGCAGTATAGCACTACAGAAGCGCCGTGTGCAACTGGTGGAGAGCTGGAGTCAAAATGTCACCCACCTCCAGGAGCTTCTTTACCAGGTAGGGGCTCTTACTGAGGAAGACCTCAGCCTGGTGAGAGGGGGGGGTCGCCTGGGAGTGAGGGACTCCATGAGGAATCTGCTGGATGTGCTACACGGGCGTGGAGAAGAAGCCTGTCGAGCCTTCTTTCATGTTCTACAGTCACAGAGAGCCAACACGGAGTCTGAGTCTATGGTGGCAGCTATCCCACCCGAGGGCTCTGGACCCAGCAGCAGTGACTCTGGTCCAACCAACATGCAGGAGCACTTGAGGAAACACAAGGACATATTAGGCAGGCAGCACAGTCCCACTGATTACCTTAGTATCAGGACTATTAGGTGTAGTAGTTCAGACAGTAGTGATGAGTCTTGTTCCTTTACAGATATCACATTGTCCAGGTGCGTGGGCTACACTGTTCCCCTGCAGTACCACCAGCACGAGGTAGCCATGGTGGGTGATGCCTTGCGGAGCCAGGACCAGGTCTGTACCTTTCAAGATGTCTGCCAGAGTCTGCTGTCTGTTCCAGGAGAGGACGTGAGTCTGCTCTCGGGGGTGGCCGGCAGTGGAAAGACCACGGTGGTGAGACGGCTGGCTCATGAATGGGCAAAGGACTCTGGATCCCAGAAGATAGTCCTGTCCCTTTCCTTCAGAGAGCTCAATCTGCTCAGTGAGCCTCAGAGCCTGCAGGAGCTTCTCCTGGTGCACTACAGCCACCTCAAACCTGTCCTGCCCTGGGTCATTGACTCCCAACCTGGCCGGATCCTACTCATCTTAGACGGGCTCGATGAGTTCGGCTTCCCCCTGGAATTTGAGCGGAGCCCCAAGTGCTCGGACCCAGAGCGGAAGCTGGGCATGGGGGAGATGGTGGTGAACTTGATCAAGGGTCACCTCCTCCCCGGTATCTCCATCCTGGTCACATCGCGGCCCCATGCCGTCTCCAAGGTCCCTCCCCTGCTGGTGACCCAGCTCTACAGCATCCTGGGCTTCTCTAAAGACCAGCAGAGGCACTACTTTGAGCAGAGCTGCAACTCTCCCCTGGTGGCCTCTGCCATGTGGGGCTACGTTTCCTCCTACCAGCCCCTCCAGCTCATGTGTCGTATACCAGCCTTCTGCTGGATCGTCTCCACTGCCCTGCGTGATAGAGCCCCCTGCTGCCTTAGCCaagtcaccaccaccactctgcCCAATACAGCTAGGACAATGCCAGCAGGCTCCAGTGATACTTCCACCTCCAACAACAAGGCTGAAGAAGCCACTCCAACCCCCTCCACTTTCTCCTCCACTGTTCCCAGGGTGATGTTAATGAGCGGCCATGTCAAGCCCATCACCATCACAGAGATCTACTGTTGCTTTCTCAAGTCCATCCTGGTGTTCCACGGGGAGGGCCACAGTCAGGAAGGCTGCAGCCCGCAGTGTCTCCAGGAGGCCCCGCAGGTCCTACAGGAGATGCGGCCCATGCTGAGAGACCTGGGAGCCCTGGCCTTCAAGGGCCTGCTGGAGCGACGCTTCCTCTTCGACCAGGCTGATCTGAGCTCTTTCTCCCTGGACTGCAGTGGGCTGTCCAAGACCTTCCTGGTGGAGATCCTCCGAGAGGACCGGGCCTCGCTCACCTGCCAGAGGAGCTTCCACTTCATCCATACTAGTGTACAGGAGTTCCTGGCAGCTCTGTACTATGTCCTGCAGGCCCTCTCCGGCTCAGATCCGTTCTCAGGGCTCAAGTCAGCCGTTGGTGTAGCCCTTTTTCCAGTCGCCCTGTACAAAGTGTTAACCTCCACTGCTAATAAGCTGCTGAGGCCCAGACGGCTCCTGCGCAGATATGTCAAGAAGGCTTTCTCCTGGGGTGGACACCATCAGTCTGGTCACATGGACCTCTTCTGCAG ATTTGTATCTGGCTTATTGGTACCTCAAACCCGTGTCATCCTGGATGGACTATTCCGAGGCAGATCACAAATACTCCCAtcgccctcctcctctctgcccgtaccctctcctcctcctcccacccctccctttctcctgaGCCTGCTCCACTCCCAGCTCCAATGTGGCAGACTGAGTCCAGAGAGGCAGGTCAACGTGTGTCACTGCCTGTACGAGGGCCCAGGACCAGGCTGGCCCAGCGTCTACAAGGCTGGCTGCAGGTCCTGGCCCAACAACAGACCCAGACCAGTCTGGCCCAGCCAAGAGGGACTGGAGCGAGCTGGCCTTCCTGCTGCAGCTGACCCAGACCTGCAGGATCTGAATCTGGAGGCCCAGGGGCTGGACGCAGACGGCCTGCGCAGACTGCTGCCTGTACTCCCTCTGTTCAGCACCCTCAG GCTAGCGCAGAATCCACTGGGTCCAGAGGGGGCAGTTGTGTTAGCCTGTGCCCTGCAGAGCCCAGACTGCCGTGTCGAGAGACTGTG GGTGGTGGGGACAAGACTGGGTTGTAAGGGACTCAAGGTGCTTACAGAAGGACTGAAAGACAACCACACAGTGGTCGACCTCAG GATGGCCATCAATCACATTGGCGATGTGGGAGCGGGCTGTCTGGCGGATCTACTGCGGACCAATCATACACTTAAAGATATCAG GCTCCGTGACAACCAGATTACTGATAGGGAGCAGAACTCCTCATGGAAGCACTGA